In Alteromonas sp. V450, the following proteins share a genomic window:
- a CDS encoding TonB-dependent receptor, protein MNFKAKLSRVAIAVAVSAGLAGTVMAQTTTSSIRGNVVSEAGSDLSGATVTIKHEPTGTTSVATTNESGTFSSRGLRVGGPYTITISGDGFVPAKLENVYLALDQALELPITLASARSTEVITVTGSAAGTGYTNEALSTSLGLEALQQVVSIDRDITDAAQLDPFASVNVQSGGSKELSIAGANNKFNSLTVDGVALNDRFGLNANGYPTQRSPISYDAIESLSIQTAPFDVEYNGFTGGTINAVTKSGTNDFHGSLSYYYTDDSLAGDQNGDEDFNFDFEEKTFVATLGGPLIKDKLFFFVAYDKFESVAPLNRGPAGSGAVNEVPTITLDDVAQVSQIVSDVWGFDIGGFQKDDVQDEKILANIDWNINDDHRAKFTYMLTDGNSINEQNGNNFLTNDEVLGASSAWYDRSEKVESFIAHVFSDWTADFSTQFKIAKTTQATGQNSLNGAEFPNFAVFLREVDGDENYLTIGPDRFRHGNSLDQDFFQIKLVGIYTTGDHIMKLGYEREEVDVNNLFAQNSEGSYLFDSIEDLANAQASALLYNNAVTNNENDLRAIWGYNYNSLYFQDSWEATAELTIDAGIRYDWYESEGSIRENQNFVDRYGYSNTNDIDGLDVILPRVSFQWYASDYTTVRGGIGRFSGGAPSVWVSNSYSNDGVISDDYQDFGSGQTYQVPTTPDPVTGQYIPQNILDLLANIEPDGDVNALANDFDIPTTWKVSLGVAHEPEMEALEGWLFSADVLYNKLENATYWYDQRCENPVGTAPDGRGVYDCSEGPEAIVTGSVDEGDSILYALSASKAWDTSYGSFDFFTSYTFADVEDVGYGTSSTATSNYSDFAAYDRQQPRAGTSNFQTEHLWKMRFNWKKEIVDGYETTVSIFAERRSGQPYSYTFDENNACVLDVGGGRCARESRNDDAGHLLYVPSGLDDPLFASTSFGGNLIEQQAFMDYINDSELAQYKGGIAARNGDNSRWSTIIDVRIQQELPAFYPEHKLTVFFDIENFGNLLNDDWGRIERTRYEYERAVVSAKIVDGQYEYFDLNSDSRIKNLEVLDQSVWQVQFGIKYDF, encoded by the coding sequence ATGAACTTTAAAGCGAAGCTAAGTCGCGTTGCGATTGCTGTTGCTGTTTCTGCAGGCCTAGCTGGTACAGTTATGGCCCAGACGACAACATCGTCAATCAGAGGTAACGTTGTCAGTGAAGCAGGTTCGGACCTTTCTGGTGCGACAGTAACAATTAAACACGAACCTACAGGAACAACGTCTGTTGCGACGACAAATGAAAGCGGAACGTTTTCATCTCGTGGTCTTCGCGTTGGTGGTCCTTACACTATTACTATTAGCGGTGATGGTTTTGTTCCAGCAAAATTAGAAAATGTATATCTTGCTCTTGACCAAGCGCTTGAATTACCTATCACGTTAGCATCTGCAAGATCTACCGAGGTTATTACCGTAACGGGAAGTGCAGCTGGAACCGGATACACGAACGAAGCATTAAGCACGAGCCTTGGTCTTGAAGCGCTTCAGCAAGTAGTATCAATTGACCGTGACATTACAGACGCAGCGCAGCTTGACCCATTTGCATCTGTTAACGTTCAAAGCGGTGGCTCAAAGGAGCTTAGCATTGCGGGCGCTAACAACAAGTTCAACTCTTTAACAGTAGACGGCGTAGCATTGAATGACCGTTTCGGTCTTAACGCTAACGGCTACCCTACACAGCGTTCTCCAATTTCTTATGATGCGATTGAGTCTTTGTCAATTCAAACCGCACCATTCGATGTTGAATACAACGGCTTTACCGGTGGTACGATTAACGCTGTAACCAAATCGGGTACAAACGATTTCCACGGTTCACTTAGCTATTACTACACTGACGATTCACTTGCTGGTGATCAAAACGGCGATGAAGACTTCAATTTTGATTTTGAAGAGAAAACGTTCGTTGCTACGCTTGGTGGTCCACTAATTAAAGACAAGCTTTTCTTCTTCGTTGCTTACGACAAGTTTGAATCAGTTGCGCCACTCAACCGTGGTCCTGCGGGTTCTGGTGCAGTTAACGAAGTACCAACCATCACATTAGATGACGTAGCTCAGGTTTCTCAAATCGTTTCAGACGTTTGGGGCTTCGACATTGGTGGCTTCCAAAAAGATGACGTACAAGATGAAAAGATTCTTGCTAACATCGACTGGAACATTAATGACGATCACCGCGCTAAGTTTACTTATATGCTTACCGACGGTAACTCAATTAATGAACAAAACGGTAATAACTTCCTAACTAATGACGAAGTTCTTGGTGCATCTTCTGCATGGTATGACCGTTCTGAAAAAGTTGAAAGCTTCATCGCACACGTTTTCTCTGACTGGACAGCAGATTTCTCTACACAGTTCAAGATTGCGAAAACTACCCAAGCTACTGGCCAAAACTCGCTAAACGGTGCTGAGTTCCCTAACTTTGCTGTTTTCTTGCGTGAAGTAGATGGCGATGAAAACTACCTAACAATTGGTCCAGACCGTTTCCGTCACGGTAACTCACTTGACCAAGACTTCTTCCAAATTAAGCTAGTGGGTATTTACACAACTGGCGACCACATCATGAAGCTTGGTTACGAGCGTGAAGAAGTTGACGTAAACAACTTATTTGCACAAAACTCGGAAGGTTCATACTTATTCGACAGCATCGAAGACTTGGCAAATGCTCAGGCATCAGCACTTCTTTACAATAACGCTGTAACAAATAACGAGAACGATCTTCGTGCAATCTGGGGTTACAACTACAACTCGCTTTACTTCCAAGACTCATGGGAAGCGACAGCTGAGTTAACTATCGATGCCGGTATCCGTTATGACTGGTACGAGTCTGAAGGTTCTATCCGTGAGAACCAAAATTTCGTAGATCGTTACGGTTATTCAAACACAAACGACATTGACGGACTGGATGTAATCCTTCCTCGTGTTTCATTCCAGTGGTATGCGTCTGACTACACAACTGTACGTGGTGGTATTGGTCGTTTCTCTGGTGGTGCTCCAAGTGTTTGGGTTTCAAACAGCTACTCAAATGATGGCGTAATTTCTGACGATTACCAAGACTTTGGTTCTGGCCAGACATACCAAGTGCCGACTACACCAGACCCTGTTACAGGTCAGTACATCCCTCAGAATATTCTTGACCTGCTTGCTAACATCGAGCCGGATGGCGATGTGAATGCGTTGGCGAATGACTTTGATATCCCAACAACGTGGAAAGTAAGCTTAGGTGTTGCACACGAACCTGAGATGGAAGCACTTGAAGGTTGGTTATTCTCTGCCGATGTACTTTACAACAAGCTTGAAAATGCGACCTACTGGTACGATCAACGTTGTGAAAACCCTGTAGGTACTGCACCAGATGGCCGCGGCGTTTATGATTGTAGTGAAGGTCCAGAGGCTATTGTTACAGGTTCAGTAGACGAAGGTGACTCAATCCTTTACGCACTGTCAGCATCGAAAGCGTGGGACACGTCATACGGCTCGTTTGACTTCTTCACCAGCTACACGTTTGCTGATGTAGAAGATGTGGGCTACGGTACGTCGTCAACAGCAACGTCTAACTACTCTGACTTTGCAGCTTATGATCGTCAGCAGCCACGTGCTGGTACGTCTAACTTCCAGACTGAGCACCTATGGAAAATGCGCTTTAACTGGAAAAAAGAAATTGTTGATGGGTACGAAACAACAGTTTCAATCTTTGCAGAGCGTCGTTCTGGCCAGCCATACAGCTACACGTTTGATGAAAACAACGCGTGTGTCCTAGATGTTGGTGGCGGTCGTTGTGCACGTGAGAGCCGTAATGATGACGCAGGTCACCTGTTGTACGTGCCGTCTGGTCTTGATGATCCATTGTTCGCGTCTACCTCATTTGGTGGAAACCTTATCGAGCAACAAGCGTTCATGGATTACATTAATGACTCTGAGTTAGCACAATACAAAGGCGGCATTGCTGCTCGTAATGGCGATAACTCGCGCTGGTCAACAATTATTGACGTTCGTATTCAGCAAGAACTACCTGCGTTCTATCCAGAGCACAAACTTACAGTGTTCTTTGATATAGAAAACTTCGGTAACCTACTGAATGACGACTGGGGCCGTATCGAGCGTACTCGCTATGAATATGAGCGTGCAGTTGTTTCTGCAAAAATCGTTGATGGTCAATATGAATACTTTGACCTAAACAGCGACAGCCGTATTAAGAACCTTGAAGTACTTGACCAGTCAGTATGGCAAGTACAGTTCGGTATCAAGTACGACTTCTAA